One Corynebacterium uterequi DNA segment encodes these proteins:
- the sucB gene encoding 2-oxoglutarate dehydrogenase, E2 component, dihydrolipoamide succinyltransferase encodes MAYSVEMPELGESVTEGTITQWLKEVGDTVEVDEPLLEVSTDKVDTEIPSPAAGVLLEIKAEEDDEVEIGAVIAIIGEEGEKVDSAAQEADSADEPAADEPTEAPAEKAETKSAPAASSDATDVSMPELGESVTEGTITQWLKSVGDTIEVDEPLLEVSTDKVDTEVPSPVAGTLLEILFDEDDEVEIGAVIARIGDPNAAPSTDEADEADEADVPSEEAIREAETKQENATVDDAKKAAPAASGDATDVSMPELGESVTEGTITQWLKSVGDTVEVDEPLLEVSTDKVDTEVPSPVAGTLLEILFDEDDEVEIGAVIARIGDPNAAPSTDEAAKTDEAEAEPEVQESAAEEEPKQDKAPEAQPKEEPKQAVASAKVNTSGKIPYVTPLVRKLADKHGVDLATVEGTGVGGRIRKQDILAAAEAAQAKSAEPAAEPAPAAEKAPAPEGPRANWATKGVDPAKAELIGTTQKVSRIRQITAAKMVEALNIAAQLTHVQEVDMTRVWDLRKATKKAFVDKHGANPTFLGFIVKATAEALVSHPNVNASYDAAAKSITYHADVNIGIAVDTPHGLLVPVIKKAQDKTLVDIVKEIAELAEKARNKKLSPDDLSGATFTVTNIGSAGALLDTPVLTPPQAGILGTAVIEKRPVVKTVEGNDVIAIRQMCYLPFTYDHQLIDGADAGRFVQTIKDRLETANFESDLDL; translated from the coding sequence ATGGCCTACTCCGTTGAGATGCCGGAACTTGGCGAGTCCGTCACCGAGGGCACCATCACCCAGTGGCTGAAGGAGGTGGGCGACACCGTTGAGGTCGATGAGCCGTTGCTCGAAGTCTCCACCGACAAGGTCGACACGGAAATCCCTTCGCCGGCGGCGGGCGTCCTTCTCGAGATAAAGGCTGAGGAGGACGACGAGGTCGAAATCGGCGCCGTCATCGCCATCATTGGCGAGGAAGGCGAGAAGGTTGATTCCGCTGCCCAGGAGGCAGACAGCGCCGACGAGCCGGCAGCCGACGAGCCCACCGAGGCTCCGGCTGAGAAGGCGGAAACCAAGTCCGCTCCGGCCGCTTCCAGCGACGCCACCGACGTCTCCATGCCCGAACTCGGCGAATCCGTCACCGAAGGCACCATCACCCAGTGGCTCAAGTCCGTCGGCGACACCATCGAGGTCGACGAACCCCTGCTCGAAGTCTCCACCGACAAGGTCGACACCGAAGTCCCCTCCCCCGTCGCCGGCACCCTCCTCGAGATCCTCTTCGACGAAGACGACGAAGTAGAAATCGGCGCCGTCATCGCCCGCATCGGCGACCCCAACGCCGCCCCCAGCACCGACGAGGCCGACGAGGCTGACGAGGCTGACGTTCCCAGCGAGGAGGCCATTAGGGAGGCCGAGACCAAGCAGGAAAACGCGACTGTCGACGACGCGAAGAAGGCCGCTCCGGCCGCTTCCGGCGATGCCACCGACGTCTCCATGCCCGAACTCGGCGAATCCGTCACCGAAGGCACCATCACCCAGTGGCTCAAGTCCGTCGGCGACACCGTCGAGGTCGACGAACCCCTGCTCGAAGTCTCCACCGACAAGGTCGACACCGAAGTCCCCTCCCCCGTCGCCGGTACCCTCCTCGAGATCCTCTTCGACGAAGACGACGAAGTAGAAATCGGCGCCGTCATCGCCCGCATCGGCGACCCCAACGCCGCCCCGAGCACCGACGAGGCCGCGAAGACCGACGAGGCCGAAGCTGAGCCGGAGGTTCAGGAGTCCGCCGCCGAGGAGGAGCCGAAGCAGGATAAAGCCCCGGAGGCCCAGCCGAAGGAGGAGCCGAAGCAGGCCGTCGCGTCCGCGAAGGTCAACACTTCCGGCAAGATCCCCTACGTCACCCCGCTGGTGCGCAAGCTCGCCGATAAGCACGGCGTGGACCTCGCCACCGTCGAGGGCACCGGCGTCGGCGGCCGCATCCGCAAGCAGGACATCCTGGCCGCCGCGGAGGCTGCTCAGGCGAAGTCCGCTGAGCCCGCCGCAGAGCCGGCCCCGGCCGCTGAGAAGGCCCCGGCGCCGGAGGGCCCGCGCGCAAACTGGGCCACCAAGGGTGTCGACCCGGCGAAGGCCGAGTTGATTGGCACGACGCAGAAGGTTTCTCGCATCCGCCAGATCACCGCTGCCAAGATGGTCGAGGCACTCAATATCGCGGCCCAGCTCACTCACGTCCAGGAAGTCGACATGACCCGGGTGTGGGATCTTCGCAAGGCCACGAAGAAGGCCTTCGTGGACAAGCACGGCGCTAACCCGACGTTCCTGGGCTTCATCGTCAAGGCCACCGCCGAGGCCTTGGTGTCTCACCCGAACGTCAACGCCTCCTACGACGCGGCTGCCAAGTCCATCACGTACCACGCGGACGTCAACATCGGCATCGCCGTGGACACCCCGCACGGTCTGCTCGTGCCGGTCATCAAGAAGGCCCAGGATAAGACGCTGGTGGACATCGTCAAGGAGATCGCCGAGCTGGCCGAGAAGGCCCGGAACAAGAAGCTGAGCCCGGATGATCTTTCTGGTGCCACGTTCACGGTGACCAACATCGGTTCCGCGGGCGCCCTGCTCGATACTCCGGTGCTCACCCCGCCGCAGGCCGGCATCCTCGGCACCGCGGTGATCGAAAAGCGCCCGGTCGTCAAGACCGTCGAAGGTAACGACGTCATCGCTATCCGCCAGATGTGCTACCTGCCGTTTACCTACGATCACCAGCTCATCGATGGTGCGGACGCGGGTCGTTTCGTCCAGACCATCAAGGATCGCCTGGAAACGGCCAACTTTGAGTCCGACCTGGACCTCTAA
- the gcvP gene encoding aminomethyl-transferring glycine dehydrogenase codes for MALSSTPTAYVARHLGPDAAETATLLAAVGYESLEALVDAALPQAIRTTEPLDLPQAMTEFEAQSRLRELGAKNVVTKAFYGQGFSDTITPPVIRRGVIEDAGWYTAYTPYQPEISQGRLEALLNFQTMIEELTGLPIANASLLDEATAVAEAIGLMSRAVKKGRRVVLDARLHPQVLAVAAERARALDIEVEITDVTQGLVGEDLVGVVVAYPGTEGDIVDPSPVIEAIHARGGLAAVAADPLALMLLESPGALGADIAIGTTQRFGVPLFFGGPHAAYMAVTDKLKRQIPGRIVGVSVDAEGRPAYRLALQTREQHIRRERATSNICTAQALLAVAASMYAVYHGSAGLRAIAERIHSQASRFAASVGAVKHEAFFDTVAVPVEGKAQAIVDAAADAGYLLRKLDEDTVIVSFGESASEEDIAALTAFFDAEVAPEADSALPEALLRAELPLTHPIFNSLHSETQMMRYIRTLGDKDLALDRTMIPLGSCTMKLNPTAGVEAITWPEFAAIHPYAPDSHTVGWRELIAETETWLAEVTGYAKVSLQPNSGAMGELSGLLAIRRYHEAQGNGHRDVVLIPASAHGTNAASAVLAKLRVVVIKTAADGSIDVADLDDKLATYGEQLAAVMITYPSTHGVFEDTVREVCQKVHDAGGQVYLDGANMNAMTGLAQPGRFGGDVSHLNLHKTFTIPHGGGGPGVGPIGVAEHLIPFLPADPLSTDPTSPVPTGQGVPVASARFGSAGVLQIPWAYLAMTGAEGQAQATAHAILAANYVARQLHDEFPVLYTGKNDLVGHECILDLRPLTDASGVTAADVCKRLVDYGFHAPTLAFPVAGTLMVEPTESEDLGELDRFIAAMKSIRAEIQEIIDGTIAYENSVIHHAPYTASSVSADEWPYEFSRTQAAWPVPSLRARKYFPPVRRIDEAYGDRNLVCSCPPPEAFAIED; via the coding sequence ATGGCACTCTCTTCGACCCCGACGGCGTACGTCGCCCGCCACCTTGGGCCCGACGCTGCCGAGACGGCCACACTGCTCGCTGCCGTCGGTTACGAATCTCTGGAGGCGCTCGTCGACGCTGCCCTTCCCCAGGCGATCCGCACCACCGAGCCGCTCGACCTGCCGCAGGCGATGACCGAGTTCGAGGCTCAGTCCCGGCTGCGTGAGCTTGGCGCCAAGAACGTCGTGACCAAGGCGTTCTACGGTCAGGGGTTCTCGGACACCATTACCCCGCCGGTGATCCGTCGAGGGGTGATTGAGGACGCCGGTTGGTACACCGCTTATACCCCTTATCAGCCGGAGATCTCCCAGGGCCGGTTGGAGGCGCTGCTCAACTTCCAGACGATGATCGAGGAGCTCACGGGCCTGCCCATCGCGAACGCGTCGCTGCTCGACGAGGCCACCGCCGTCGCCGAGGCTATTGGGCTCATGTCCCGCGCCGTGAAGAAGGGCCGCCGGGTGGTGCTCGACGCACGCCTGCACCCGCAGGTGCTGGCCGTCGCCGCCGAGCGCGCCCGCGCATTGGACATCGAAGTAGAGATCACCGACGTCACCCAAGGGCTCGTCGGCGAGGACTTGGTGGGCGTCGTGGTGGCCTACCCGGGCACTGAGGGCGACATCGTCGACCCGTCCCCGGTCATCGAGGCGATCCACGCCCGCGGTGGCCTGGCTGCGGTCGCCGCTGATCCGCTGGCGCTCATGCTCCTTGAGTCGCCCGGCGCGCTAGGTGCCGATATCGCTATCGGCACCACCCAGCGCTTCGGCGTGCCGCTGTTCTTCGGCGGCCCGCACGCCGCCTACATGGCGGTGACGGACAAGCTCAAGCGTCAGATCCCGGGCCGCATTGTCGGTGTGTCGGTTGACGCCGAGGGCCGGCCGGCGTACCGCCTCGCGCTGCAGACGCGCGAGCAGCACATTCGCCGCGAGCGTGCCACCAGCAACATCTGTACCGCGCAGGCGCTGCTCGCCGTAGCCGCGTCGATGTACGCCGTGTACCACGGCTCCGCCGGCCTGCGGGCCATCGCCGAGCGCATTCATTCCCAGGCTTCCCGCTTCGCCGCCTCAGTCGGCGCGGTCAAGCACGAGGCGTTCTTTGATACCGTCGCGGTGCCCGTCGAGGGTAAGGCGCAGGCCATCGTCGACGCGGCTGCGGACGCCGGTTACCTGCTGCGCAAGCTCGACGAGGATACGGTGATCGTCTCCTTCGGCGAGTCCGCATCCGAGGAAGACATCGCCGCGCTGACGGCCTTCTTCGACGCCGAGGTCGCCCCCGAGGCCGATTCCGCACTGCCCGAGGCGCTTCTTCGTGCCGAACTGCCGCTGACCCACCCGATCTTCAATTCCCTGCACTCCGAGACCCAGATGATGCGCTACATCCGCACCCTTGGGGACAAGGATCTGGCTCTGGACCGGACGATGATTCCGCTGGGTTCGTGCACGATGAAGCTCAACCCCACCGCGGGCGTCGAGGCCATCACCTGGCCGGAGTTCGCCGCCATTCACCCGTACGCCCCGGACTCACACACCGTCGGCTGGCGGGAGCTCATTGCCGAAACCGAGACCTGGCTGGCTGAGGTCACCGGCTACGCCAAGGTCTCGCTGCAGCCCAACTCCGGCGCCATGGGTGAGCTCTCGGGTCTTTTGGCCATCCGGCGCTACCACGAGGCGCAGGGCAATGGTCACCGCGACGTCGTGCTCATCCCCGCCTCCGCCCACGGCACCAACGCGGCGTCGGCGGTGCTAGCCAAGCTACGGGTGGTAGTCATCAAGACCGCCGCCGACGGCTCCATCGACGTCGCGGACCTGGACGATAAGCTCGCCACCTATGGTGAGCAGCTCGCCGCCGTGATGATCACCTACCCGTCTACCCACGGCGTGTTCGAGGACACGGTCCGCGAGGTGTGCCAGAAGGTGCACGACGCCGGCGGCCAGGTGTACCTGGACGGCGCCAACATGAACGCCATGACCGGCCTGGCGCAGCCGGGTCGTTTCGGTGGCGACGTCAGCCACCTGAACCTGCACAAGACCTTCACGATTCCTCACGGCGGTGGCGGCCCGGGTGTTGGCCCGATCGGCGTCGCCGAGCACCTCATCCCCTTCCTGCCTGCGGATCCGTTGTCCACCGACCCCACCTCCCCGGTCCCCACGGGCCAGGGCGTGCCGGTGGCCTCCGCCCGCTTTGGCTCTGCCGGCGTGCTGCAGATTCCGTGGGCCTACCTCGCCATGACCGGCGCCGAGGGGCAGGCCCAGGCCACCGCCCATGCGATCCTGGCGGCGAACTACGTCGCCCGGCAGCTCCACGACGAGTTCCCGGTACTGTACACCGGCAAGAATGACCTGGTTGGCCACGAGTGCATCCTCGACCTGCGGCCGCTCACCGACGCCTCCGGGGTCACGGCGGCGGACGTGTGCAAGCGCCTCGTGGACTACGGCTTCCACGCCCCGACGCTGGCCTTCCCGGTGGCCGGAACGTTGATGGTGGAGCCCACCGAGTCGGAGGACTTGGGCGAGCTGGATCGCTTCATCGCCGCGATGAAGTCGATCCGCGCAGAAATCCAGGAGATCATCGACGGCACCATCGCCTACGAGAACTCCGTCATCCACCACGCGCCGTACACCGCCAGCAGTGTTTCTGCCGACGAGTGGCCCTACGAGTTCAGCCGCACGCAGGCGGCGTGGCCGGTGCCGTCGCTGCGCGCCCGGAAGTACTTCCCGCCGGTGCGCCGCATCGACGAGGCCTACGGTGACCGCAACCTCGTCTGCTCGTGCCCGCCGCCCGAAGCCTTCGCTATCGAGGACTAA
- the gcvT gene encoding glycine cleavage system aminomethyltransferase GcvT: MTELLASPLHSVHEDLGATFTPFGAWNMPLKYGKELDEHRAVRSRVGLFDLSHMGEIRVTGADAGAYLDYVLISMLSTAAVGQAKYSMIAAEDGGIIDDLISYRLGDEEFLVVPNASNTDVVWQAMNERLGDFDVTIANESTSTALVAVQGPDAEATLLKIVDADDHAAITDMRYYRCAPVVVAGVKALVARTGYTGEDGFEIFVPNADAATVWHAAAEAGAEFDIIPCGLAARDSLRLEAAMPLYGNELGLDITPLDAGMGRAFAKKEADFVGKAALAGKEQEFDIVPLASEQRRAARAGAEVFVGEEKVGVVTSGLPSPTLGHPIALVRAPFGRLAEGDAVEVDIRGKRYPFTVVPRPFYSRSK, encoded by the coding sequence ATGACCGAACTGCTCGCTTCCCCACTGCACAGCGTCCACGAGGACCTCGGTGCCACCTTCACCCCCTTCGGCGCCTGGAACATGCCGCTGAAGTACGGCAAGGAGCTCGACGAACACCGCGCGGTACGCTCCCGCGTCGGCTTGTTTGACCTTTCCCACATGGGCGAGATCCGGGTCACCGGCGCCGACGCCGGCGCGTACCTGGACTATGTGCTCATCTCCATGCTGTCGACCGCCGCGGTCGGCCAGGCCAAGTACTCCATGATCGCGGCCGAAGACGGCGGCATCATCGATGACCTCATCTCCTACCGACTGGGTGACGAGGAGTTCCTCGTCGTGCCGAACGCGTCGAATACCGACGTCGTCTGGCAGGCGATGAACGAGCGCCTCGGGGACTTCGATGTCACTATCGCCAACGAGTCCACCTCCACCGCCTTGGTCGCCGTGCAGGGCCCGGACGCGGAGGCAACCCTGCTCAAGATCGTCGACGCCGACGACCACGCTGCCATCACCGACATGCGCTACTACCGCTGCGCCCCCGTGGTCGTAGCCGGAGTGAAGGCGCTCGTGGCCCGGACCGGCTACACCGGCGAGGACGGCTTCGAGATCTTCGTGCCGAACGCCGACGCGGCCACCGTCTGGCACGCCGCAGCTGAGGCGGGTGCCGAGTTCGACATCATCCCGTGTGGGCTGGCCGCCCGGGACTCCCTGCGTCTGGAGGCGGCCATGCCGCTGTATGGCAACGAACTCGGCCTCGACATCACCCCGCTCGACGCTGGAATGGGCCGGGCCTTCGCAAAGAAGGAAGCGGACTTCGTCGGCAAGGCCGCGCTGGCCGGCAAGGAGCAGGAATTCGACATCGTGCCCCTGGCCTCCGAGCAGCGTCGCGCTGCCCGCGCCGGCGCCGAGGTCTTCGTCGGCGAAGAAAAGGTCGGCGTGGTCACCTCTGGCCTGCCGTCGCCGACGTTGGGTCACCCGATCGCTCTGGTGCGGGCCCCCTTCGGGCGACTGGCAGAGGGCGACGCGGTGGAGGTAGATATCCGCGGTAAGCGCTACCCGTTCACGGTGGTGCCCCGCCCGTTCTACTCTCGCTCCAAGTAA
- the gcvH gene encoding glycine cleavage system protein GcvH gives MAQLPADFLYSEDHEWISTNDSDLVGKTVRIGITSVAADRLGEVVFAELPEVGDTVTHGESCGEVESTKSVSDLFAPVSGTVTAVNEDIHDDYSVVNSDPFGDGWLFEVEVSEAGELLSAEDYAADNGVEA, from the coding sequence ATGGCACAGCTGCCCGCTGACTTCCTGTACTCCGAGGACCACGAGTGGATCAGCACCAACGACTCTGACCTGGTCGGCAAGACCGTGCGCATCGGCATCACCTCCGTCGCCGCGGACCGCCTGGGCGAGGTCGTCTTCGCCGAGCTGCCCGAGGTTGGCGACACCGTCACCCACGGCGAGAGCTGCGGCGAGGTGGAGTCCACCAAGTCCGTCTCCGACCTCTTCGCCCCGGTTTCCGGCACCGTTACCGCCGTCAACGAGGACATCCACGACGACTACTCGGTGGTGAACTCCGACCCCTTCGGCGACGGCTGGCTCTTCGAGGTGGAGGTCTCCGAGGCTGGAGAGCTGCTCTCCGCCGAGGACTATGCCGCCGACAACGGCGTGGAGGCCTAA
- the lipB gene encoding lipoyl(octanoyl) transferase LipB, whose amino-acid sequence MTAPRDPFFPADQSIRADSDRDLEIRQIGLVDYQQAWALQAELARARAAGEVGDTIVVVEHPNVYTAGKRTQPEDRPTNGLPVIDVDRGGRITWHGEGQLVIYPIIKLAEPVDVVDYVRRLEEAVIHVVRGFGVHTAGRIDGRSGVWVPSTTTPASADAPRRDRKIAALGIRITRGVTMHGLALNCSNTLEYYQHIVACGIDDADVTTLSLELGREVDVADATEPMLSALDEVLSGRMTVADHTFGSAPDPSKGLGRKRRRS is encoded by the coding sequence ATGACTGCTCCCCGCGATCCTTTCTTCCCCGCCGATCAGTCCATCAGGGCCGATTCTGACCGCGATCTTGAGATCCGGCAGATCGGCCTTGTTGATTATCAACAGGCCTGGGCTCTCCAGGCAGAGCTCGCCCGCGCCCGGGCGGCCGGGGAGGTCGGCGACACGATCGTCGTCGTCGAACACCCCAATGTGTACACTGCCGGCAAGCGCACCCAGCCGGAGGACCGGCCGACGAACGGCCTGCCCGTCATCGACGTGGACCGCGGGGGCCGTATCACCTGGCACGGCGAGGGGCAGCTGGTCATCTATCCGATCATTAAGCTCGCGGAGCCGGTAGATGTGGTGGACTACGTTCGGCGCCTGGAGGAAGCGGTGATCCATGTGGTGCGCGGCTTCGGCGTGCACACCGCCGGGCGCATCGACGGCCGCTCTGGGGTGTGGGTGCCGTCAACGACTACACCCGCGTCGGCTGACGCCCCCCGGCGCGACCGGAAGATCGCCGCCCTCGGTATTCGCATCACCCGCGGCGTGACCATGCACGGGCTGGCCCTGAACTGCTCGAACACCCTGGAGTACTACCAGCACATCGTGGCCTGCGGCATCGACGACGCCGATGTCACAACCCTCAGCTTGGAACTGGGGCGCGAGGTGGACGTCGCCGATGCCACTGAACCGATGCTCAGTGCCCTCGACGAGGTGCTCTCCGGGCGAATGACGGTGGCCGACCACACCTTCGGTTCCGCCCCGGACCCCTCAAAAGGGTTAGGCAGGAAGAGGCGTCGGTCCTAG
- the lipA gene encoding lipoyl synthase, whose translation MTIAPEGRKLLRIEKRNAQTPIESKPRWIRNAVRTGPQYEDMKKRVKGANLHTVCQEAGCPNIHECWESREATFLIGGDVCSRRCDFCDIKSGRPTPLDVDEPARVAANIRDMNLNYATITGVTRDDLDDEGAWLYAEVVRKTHELNPNTGVENLTPDFSGNPELLEIVFEARPEVFAHNLETVPRIFKRIRPAFRYDRSLDVIRQANEYGLITKSNLILGMGEERAEILDALRDMREAGLDIITITQYLRPGPLYHPIERWVRPEEFIEYKDYAEELGMTVMAGPLVRSSYRAGRLYVEAMRKRGRDIPAHLLHLAETSKGATDQEATTLLSKYGPSTEHPVGAPRR comes from the coding sequence GTGACTATCGCACCTGAAGGACGCAAGCTCCTACGCATCGAGAAGCGCAACGCCCAGACCCCCATCGAGTCCAAGCCACGGTGGATCCGCAACGCAGTGCGAACGGGCCCGCAATATGAGGACATGAAGAAGCGCGTCAAGGGCGCGAACCTGCACACCGTGTGTCAGGAAGCCGGGTGTCCGAACATTCACGAATGCTGGGAATCCCGGGAGGCTACCTTCCTCATCGGCGGCGACGTCTGCTCGCGTCGGTGCGATTTCTGCGATATTAAGTCCGGCCGCCCCACGCCCTTAGACGTCGACGAGCCCGCCCGCGTGGCCGCGAACATCCGGGACATGAACCTCAACTACGCCACCATCACCGGCGTCACCCGCGACGACCTCGACGACGAAGGCGCCTGGCTTTATGCCGAAGTCGTCCGCAAGACCCACGAGCTTAACCCGAATACCGGCGTGGAGAACCTCACCCCGGACTTCTCTGGCAATCCGGAGCTGCTTGAGATTGTCTTCGAGGCGCGCCCGGAGGTCTTCGCCCACAACCTGGAGACGGTGCCGCGCATCTTCAAGCGAATCCGTCCGGCGTTCCGCTACGACCGTTCCCTGGATGTTATCCGCCAGGCCAACGAGTATGGGCTCATTACGAAGTCCAACCTCATCCTCGGCATGGGCGAGGAGCGCGCAGAGATTCTCGACGCGTTGCGCGACATGCGCGAGGCGGGCCTGGACATCATCACGATCACCCAGTACCTGCGGCCCGGGCCGCTGTACCACCCCATTGAGCGGTGGGTGAGGCCCGAGGAGTTCATCGAGTACAAGGACTACGCCGAGGAGCTGGGCATGACCGTTATGGCTGGCCCGCTCGTGCGCTCCTCTTACCGGGCGGGGCGTCTCTACGTGGAGGCCATGCGCAAGCGCGGCCGGGACATTCCGGCGCACCTGCTCCACCTCGCGGAAACCTCGAAGGGGGCGACCGACCAGGAGGCCACCACCCTGCTGAGCAAGTATGGCCCCTCCACCGAACACCCGGTGGGCGCGCCGCGACGCTAG
- a CDS encoding endonuclease/exonuclease/phosphatase family protein translates to MMRLGAAVAAVTTILAPFSSAVEDLSSAVPEIAGQLSSHAGLSSTAQKQDTGVTVATYNTALNRPKAGQLAADMAAGTDEQARNIAAVIQAANPDILILNEFDYDPTGQALADFQANYLGQPQHGQQPVAYPYTFSAQVNTGVDSGLDLDGNGVLGEGNDAYGFGLFPGQYGMAVLSKYPIDTEKVRTLQQLRWHSMPNNRLPYDYYGDNAHQLRLSSKSHWDVPVTVAGESIHLIVAHPTPPAFEGPEQRNTRRNGDEIRLLADYVSGGERAEWIVDDAGVRGGLADGARFVVFGDMNSDPHDGDNSGATGIDQLLTLPALQDPQPTSVGAEQSNEQGPGVHRTPAKTDTADFSEPKPGNLRVDYVLPSAGFTVTDSGVFWPAKGEPLAELMTPERTSDHHLVWATIR, encoded by the coding sequence ATGATGAGACTTGGCGCGGCTGTTGCCGCAGTTACCACAATTCTTGCCCCCTTCAGCTCAGCCGTGGAGGATCTGTCCTCGGCTGTCCCCGAGATCGCCGGCCAGTTGTCGTCACACGCCGGGTTATCGAGCACCGCGCAGAAGCAGGACACCGGCGTGACCGTTGCTACTTACAACACCGCGCTCAATCGGCCCAAAGCCGGTCAGCTGGCCGCGGACATGGCTGCCGGCACCGATGAGCAGGCGCGCAACATCGCCGCCGTCATCCAGGCTGCCAACCCGGACATCCTCATCCTCAACGAGTTCGACTATGACCCGACCGGTCAGGCGCTTGCCGACTTCCAGGCGAACTACCTGGGCCAGCCCCAGCACGGCCAACAGCCGGTGGCCTACCCCTACACCTTCTCGGCACAGGTGAACACCGGGGTTGATTCGGGCCTTGACCTCGACGGCAATGGGGTACTCGGGGAGGGAAATGACGCCTATGGCTTCGGTCTCTTCCCAGGCCAATACGGCATGGCGGTGCTGTCGAAGTACCCCATCGATACGGAGAAGGTGCGGACACTGCAGCAGTTGAGGTGGCATTCCATGCCCAACAATCGGCTGCCCTATGACTACTACGGTGACAACGCCCACCAGCTGCGGCTTTCTAGCAAGTCGCACTGGGATGTGCCGGTGACGGTGGCCGGCGAGAGCATCCACCTGATCGTCGCGCATCCCACGCCCCCGGCGTTCGAGGGCCCGGAGCAGCGCAACACCCGTCGCAACGGCGATGAGATCCGCCTGCTGGCCGACTACGTCTCCGGCGGTGAGCGCGCCGAGTGGATCGTCGACGACGCCGGCGTGCGCGGCGGCCTGGCCGACGGCGCCCGCTTCGTTGTCTTCGGGGATATGAATTCCGACCCGCACGACGGCGACAATTCCGGGGCCACCGGGATCGACCAGCTGCTCACGCTGCCCGCTCTGCAGGACCCGCAGCCGACGTCGGTCGGGGCGGAGCAGTCCAATGAACAGGGCCCCGGCGTGCACCGCACCCCCGCTAAGACGGATACCGCGGACTTTAGTGAGCCGAAGCCCGGAAACCTCCGCGTCGATTATGTACTGCCCTCTGCGGGGTTCACCGTCACGGATTCCGGGGTCTTCTGGCCGGCTAAGGGCGAGCCCTTAGCCGAGCTCATGACCCCGGAGCGCACGAGCGACCATCACCTAGTCTGGGCGACGATCCGCTAG
- a CDS encoding DUF4191 domain-containing protein, with the protein MANDAKKKSEAAKAARKEERQAKRAQRTQTLKQLWQAFNMLRKQDKMLIPLMLICVLGTALIMFLIGLLWNGQWFMLFSGILLGIVLAMFVFTRRLESSMYDRIEDQTGAAAWALENMRNSMGVVWITKTGIAGTTQMDVVHRVVGNPGVVLVGEGSPHRLKPLMKQQSKKVNRLVAGVPIHEVYVGEDEAAGQVPLKKLQRSLLKLPRNYGKDEVYSLASKIDALDNVRGGQGAGVPKGPLPKQARSMAGMNRRMRRAQNRGR; encoded by the coding sequence ATGGCGAACGACGCAAAGAAGAAATCCGAGGCAGCCAAGGCCGCCCGTAAGGAAGAGCGCCAGGCAAAGCGCGCCCAGCGCACCCAGACGTTGAAGCAGCTGTGGCAGGCCTTCAACATGCTGCGCAAGCAGGATAAGATGCTCATCCCGCTCATGCTCATTTGCGTGCTCGGGACCGCGCTCATCATGTTCCTCATCGGGCTGCTCTGGAACGGTCAGTGGTTCATGCTGTTCTCGGGCATTCTGCTCGGCATCGTCCTGGCGATGTTCGTGTTCACCCGGCGTCTTGAGTCGTCGATGTATGACCGCATTGAGGATCAGACCGGCGCCGCCGCATGGGCTCTAGAGAACATGCGCAACTCCATGGGTGTCGTATGGATCACCAAGACGGGGATTGCCGGCACCACCCAGATGGATGTGGTCCACCGGGTGGTGGGAAACCCGGGTGTCGTTCTCGTCGGCGAGGGTTCGCCCCACCGCCTCAAGCCGCTCATGAAGCAGCAGTCCAAGAAGGTCAACCGGCTCGTGGCCGGCGTGCCCATCCACGAGGTGTACGTCGGCGAGGACGAGGCGGCCGGTCAGGTTCCGCTGAAGAAGCTCCAGCGCAGCCTGCTCAAGCTTCCGCGCAACTACGGCAAGGATGAGGTCTACTCCCTGGCGTCCAAGATCGACGCGCTGGACAACGTTCGCGGCGGCCAGGGAGCCGGGGTGCCCAAGGGTCCACTGCCGAAGCAGGCGCGCTCCATGGCGGGGATGAACCGGCGCATGCGCCGCGCCCAAAACCGCGGCCGCTAA